The following are from one region of the Leptospira neocaledonica genome:
- a CDS encoding DoxX family protein — MQTIGKYVYAVPFLLFGINHFVAGSQMAGMVPVPGGVIWIYVTGAAMIAASVSIFINKKTKLAMILLAVLLGIYIALLHLPGAIKGDISSTINTLKDLGLLGGALVIAGISRDNA; from the coding sequence ATGCAAACAATCGGGAAATACGTATACGCTGTCCCGTTCCTACTTTTTGGGATCAATCATTTTGTAGCCGGAAGTCAAATGGCAGGAATGGTTCCTGTTCCAGGAGGAGTGATTTGGATCTATGTAACTGGAGCAGCCATGATCGCAGCTTCTGTCAGTATTTTTATAAATAAAAAAACCAAACTTGCTATGATCCTATTGGCAGTACTTTTAGGAATTTATATCGCTCTTCTACACTTGCCGGGAGCAATTAAAGGAGATATATCCTCTACTATCAATACGTTAAAAGACTTAGGTCTTTTGGGCGGAGCTTTGGTAATCGCTGGAATTTCCAGAGACAACGCTTAA
- a CDS encoding GNAT family N-acetyltransferase: protein MDLGKKNDLPQGWRLVGLEDLQILIQMEKTVFGNSSWSNYSIQSHIENHPAWIKEDVGYIFYMDLVDFSELLRIGILPEKRKKGEAESILKTLCDLFPKVILEVSNLNSSAISLYSKLGFIESGRRKSYYGPGEDAILMEKFR from the coding sequence TTGGATCTCGGAAAAAAAAACGATCTTCCCCAAGGTTGGAGATTAGTCGGTCTTGAAGATTTGCAAATCCTGATCCAAATGGAAAAAACAGTTTTTGGAAATTCTTCCTGGTCCAATTATTCCATCCAAAGCCATATCGAAAATCATCCCGCCTGGATTAAAGAAGATGTAGGTTATATATTTTATATGGACCTCGTTGATTTTTCGGAATTATTACGAATAGGAATCTTACCTGAAAAACGTAAAAAAGGAGAAGCAGAATCCATTCTAAAAACTCTCTGCGATCTATTTCCAAAGGTTATTTTAGAAGTTTCTAATTTGAATTCTTCCGCTATTTCCTTATATTCTAAATTAGGTTTTATAGAATCGGGAAGAAGAAAATCTTATTACGGTCCGGGAGAGGATGCGATCTTGATGGAGAAGTTCCGCTAA